In Clostridium omnivorum, the DNA window GTTTATCTAAGATGTAATTGTAAAATATTGTATACTATATTAAGCTAACGCATAGTTAGCAATTTGAATAGAATATTAAGGAGGTACATTATGAAAAGGTCATTGATGCAGATTTATGTAAAAGGGAGCAGGGAAGCTGTAGAACTTTATTTAAAAGCTTTCAACGCCACACTTGGCTTTAACGTAAAAAGCTCTGATGACACATTTTATCATTCAGAACTTGATATTTGTGGACATACCCTAGCAGTATCTGAAGCGAATGATGGTATGAACAAAAGAATTACAGGCAACACAATGCAGTTTTGCCTTCATTATGGCGAAGGAAATGAGGAAAGTGTTAAACAGGCTTATGAAGTACTTAAAGAAGGTAGTCAAATTCTATTCCCATTAGGTCCTTGTGATTTTAGTCCATTGTGTGCAGATTTTATTGATAAATTTGGCGTTAGATGGTGCCTTTTTGTATAACTGATTCTATAGATTTATGAGTATAACACAAGGAGGTCAAATTTTAATATAACCAAATAAGAATTAGTAAACTTTTATAAACGATTTTCATCTAAGGTACATTTTAAAAATTAAGATAGGTGTTATCTATGTTTTTAAAGCATCAGCAACACGAGATGTTATCTGAAACAGAGGACAGAATTAAAGGGTTTATTATTCAATATTTTTTATTAACTTAAGGTTGAAGGAGAGATATGATGTATTGTCAGGCATGTAAAATAAGACAGGTTGAAGTGATTGAAAAATGTGATGATGAAATACAGCCCTATGAGTTATGCAATGAGTGTCATAAAAGACTTTTATCATATTCGTTAAGACCAATTGAATGGTACAATTTAGCCTCTATACATACATTTAATAAGTTTTTGTTACATGACGATTTCTATGAAGATGATGGGGTCGCTACTCAGCCAGAAGAAGATGTTGAGGGAATAGAAGATTTAATTGCACCCTCACTCGATGATGTTAAAGAAAATATTGAATCTCTAATCGATTTCTGCATTGCTAAGTGGTGGTTAGAAGGTAATATGATTAATTGTCTAAAGCAGCACGAGCCACACATTTTATTTAAATCCATAAAGAGTAGATTTGATAATTCAGAAAACTACTATGTTAAGGGAAGGTTATATGAAATTGCTTCAAGAATATTAGGGAGATTTTGCGAAGATTGGATTAGAGAAAAATGGAAGTTTTACGACGGAAAACATATAATACATCTTTCAGAAGCAGCCTGTTTTTGTCTTCCGTTTGATGAAGGATTTAATTTCGTATTAAGTGCACTTGAAAATATTTCAGACAATGAGCTTCCCCATATGGCTTTTTCTTGTCTATATAAATTTAGAGCTCCACAAGCAATAAATTGGATGGAAACCAAAGTTAAAAGCCCTGTGAAGGATTCATGGGGGAGTTTAGCAGCGGCATCTAACCCATCTTGGGATAAACTCAATGAATGGATACTAAAGGGAAGACCCTATAGTTTAGTAGCAATAGATACATTAAATAGATTAATACCTCACCCAGGTCATATTGCACTCAATAGACTTAATCCTAGGCCAGTGCTGATTAATCCCTCCTCAATTGAATTGATGTCACAAGTTCTTAAAGAATATAGCGAGAAAGACAATGTACCAAGAGTTAAGCAAGCTGTAGATAAAATTATAAGCAATTGGAATATTATCTTAGGAGAATAATACTTTAAGTCTTGCTTCGGATAACGAAATACTCAAGTCCGCTTTGCATGAGAAGACTGTAAAGCACACCTGCAAGGCCAAGTGCGGTCGCTCTAGGTTTCTCGGCGTATTGAATAAGAAATGTTATATTATAGATGGCTAAGGAAGTGGTGCTTCGAGGGACTTGTTATTTATATTGGAAAAGTACGATATTATGAAATAAAAGTATATGAGGTTATAATAATGACTAGTGAAGAATTTCAAAGATTATGTAATCTGACAAATGAGTACAAAACTGTAGAACAAAAGAAACGAGACATTGGTGGAGGATTAATTACTTGTGAGGAAATTGACAAGTTTAGCGAATTAGACTCCACTGAAAAAGTAATGATTTCAGGTTTGAGACAAGATACTTTTGAATACTTTATTCGTACACAAGCTTATAGATTTATAGTAATTATGTTTTGGAAGAACAAGCTAGTTGAAGACTGGTCCTTGTTATCAACATTAAAAAATACTGTATTCATAGGATATTTTCATAATCAAAGAATTGATAAAATGTGGGATATGACTGAAAATACAGCTTTAGAAGGACTGTATATAAGTGATTTCACAAGATTGCATACATTAGATGGTATTGAAAAAGCGCCTAAGTTAGAAAGATTGTCATTTGGCGATGCAATTTGGAGCACAAGTGTACTTAAAGACCTAAATCCTCTTGAAAATTCTAGGTTGAAAGAATTCTCATTTAGCGGGAAAAGCATTGAAATAGAAGATATATCTATCTATACAAAAATGTCTGAATTGGAAGTTTTAGATTTTCGCAGTAACTTATATAAAACAGAACAATTAGCTTGGATTGTAGCTAAGTTACCAAATGTTAAAGGGTATTCTTTAAGACCGTATATCAAATTTGATAGAAGAGAATCAGACATGATAAAAGACATTTTAATTTGTGGTAAAAGAAAACCGTTTTTATCATCAATAGAAGATGTTGAAAAGATAAAAACATATGTAGATAAATTTGAAAAACTAGTTACTCAATATCGTAACGAATGACAAGAGCTTCGGGGGCGCCATCCATAGTATAATAATGCTTTCAAGTTCGATTTGGCTGCTATAGAGGAGAGATCTTAAGAAGTGAAGGCACATTGTTTTACGACTGCAAGTTTAGGCAAGATGTTTTCATATGAGGGCTAGTTCAGCAACGGCTTGAGTGCGTGAACCTTGGACGCCATTTTCAAGCTAATGTCATTGCTGCTGCATTTACCCTAATTTACAGGATTTTGAAATGTCGAAAAGCTTGGCTATTTTATAAAAGCTCTAAACTTATAAACTTTACCCTAAATTTTACGCTTGGAGGAAATAACATATGACCTATTGGAACACAGCAGTCTGCGAAACAAACGGAATTAACATATACTACATAAGAACTGGGGGAAACAAAACACCTTTAATTTTGTTACATGGGCTAATGACTAATGGGGAGTGTTGGACAGATTTGGCACATGTTTTGGAGAAAGAATATGATGTAATCATGCCAGATGCTAGGGGACATGGCAATTCCAGTGTACCTGACTTTGGATACCGATATGAAGACCATGCAAACGATGTTGCCGGTTTAATAAATGCCCTAAGACTTTCGCAGCCAATCCTGCTTGGGCATTCCATGGGTGGTATGACTGCAGCGGTGGTGGCAAGCCGTAAACCAAATTTACTCCGTGGTCTGATATTAGCTGATCCAACGTTTTTGAGTCCAAAAGTTCAGCGCGAAGTTCGCGATAGTGATGTGGCCGATCAGCATAGGAGAATGCTCAATATGTCATTGGATGAGGTGTTGGCAGATGCGCGGAATAGACACCCTAATCGATCAGAGGAGACCCTTGAGCTGTTCGCACGGGCACGACTTCAAACAAGCATGGCCGCCTTTGACGTTCTCACGCCACCGAATCCTGACTATAGGATGTTAGTGAGCGCAATTGATGTTCCAAGCCTCATTGTATTTGGCGATAAAGGCGTGGTTTCATCTGCTGTTGCCAAAGAGCTGCAGAGTCTTAATCCAAGACTTCAGGCAGAACAAATCCAGGATGCTGGTCACAGTGTCCACTTAGACAAACCAGAGCGTTTTGCGGCTGTGGTAAAATCTTTCATAGGTTCAATTGGAACAGACATTGATTCATGAATGTGCTAAACCTTATAATTAATCTTTAGATTTTAGGGGGGCAATATGGTGGATGCAATAGAAGCAATTTACGAAAGAAGAAGTATAAGAAAATACTTGGATAAAGAAGTTGAAAGAGATAACATTATGACTTTATTGAAGGCTGCTGCAGCTGCACCAACAGCGGCAAATTGTCAGCCATGGGAGTTTATAGTTATTGATGATGCAGAAAAGCTTTCAGAAATGAAAGAGAAATTTACATTTGCTAGATACAATGCGCCTGTTGCTATTGTTGTATGCGGGAATATGAAATTAGCATTTAAAGGTCCAGGTCAGGAAATGTGGGTTCAAGATTGCAGTGCTGCAATAGAGAATATTTTAATTGCCGCAGCAAGTATTGGTCTTGGTTCAGTTTGGATAGGAGTATACCCCATTGAAAGCAATGTAAAAGCAGTTAAAAAAATACTCAATATCCCAGAGCACGTTGTTCCACTGGGAATTGTATATGTTGGATATCCTGCAGAAGAAAAAGAAGCACGAACAAGATTAAATGAAAAAAGAGTATATTGGCAGGAGTATGAGCCTAGCCGTAAGCATAGGTCCAAGGATAAACCAGTTATAGGGCATTATTAGAGTATCAAAATGTAATACCCGAAGCTACTAATTCTAGAGTTTATATTTGCTTGATTTATGAAAAAGTAAAGTTTTAATTATTTGTATTTTGGGGGAAATAAAATGAAACCAATAAATTACATAAACATTATCAAAGAAACCAAGAGACTCATAGTTCGCCCCACAAGAGAAGATGATTTTATAACAATTCGAGATGGTCTTAAAGCACAAGGTGAGCAGAAAAGTAAATATGATGACGAGGAAATTGAACTTTTAGAGCAATATACAGAGACCTTTTGCAAAAATAATGTAAACTCTTTGATACAGTATGCAAAAGATGATAAAGCTTATATGTTTCGAGTGTTTAAAAATACAGAAGGTACATATATTGGTGGAGTTATCATAAAAACTATCCAACGAAAAAATTTTCAGTGGGCAGAAATCGGGTATTGGTTACTTAATCAACATTGGGGAAATGGTTATGGAAGTGAAATGGTAAAGGCAGCAATTGATGTGGCGTTTAATGAACTTCATTTTCATAGGGTTGAGGCGCATATTAATTTAGATAATATTGCTTCTCAAAGGACAGCGGAACGGTCAGGAATGAAACTTGAGTGTATACGTAAAGATTTCATATATGAGGAAGATTCATGGACAGATAATATGGTATATGTTATTAATAATACGAAGTCATAATCATGCAAATTATTCCTTTTTTAAAGTATAATAAAAAATTAAAGAGCGAAGAAATAAATTTAAATTTTAATAACAAGTCTACTATTACACACTTTTGACTTTTATATTTCCTTTAGAACTCTTTAACTATTAAAGGTGGAGGATTATTTGATGGAGAAAATATTATGTGAAGCAATTCGTGCTGCCAAGCTAGCTGGGCAAAAAATAAAAGAACTTAGGGAAAATAGAGGGTATAAAGAATATTTAAAAAATGGACATGAACTGGTGACAACGGCAGATTTAATATCTGATAATATTATAAAAACAGAGCTTTCTAAAGCTTTTCCTGAGCACAAATTTATATCTGAAGAAAGCACTTTAGAAAATGGCTTTATAATAAAAGAGCCTACATGGATTATTGACCCTATAGATGGAACTGTTGGATATGCAAATGACCATTATCAGGTAGCTATATCTATTGCTTTTGCAATAAATGATGTAGTTGAGGTAGGAGTAGTTCACAATCCTTTTTTAGACGAAACATTCTATGCAGTTAGAGGTAAGGGTGCTTTTTTGAATAATAAAAAAATAAAAGTTAAACCTGTAAATGAATTGAAACAATGTGTTATTGGAACTGGATTTCCTCACAATAAAGATAACATAGACAGAATAATTGAAACGTTAAGATTGATACTTCCTAAGATACGAGATATTAGGAGATTAGGGTCTCCAGCCTTAGATATATGCTGGGTTGCTTGTGGTCGCTTACAAGGATTTTATGAAGAAAAACTATTCCCTTGGGATGTTGCAGCGGCAAAATTGATCGCCTCTGAAGCTAATGCAGCAGTTGGGCACTATAGTATTGAAAATAACTCAAATCTACCAAGTTGTTTAAACTGTTATAGTGTAATTGTTTCAAGTCCTGATATTTTTGAAGAATTGAAAGTAATTTTAACAGCAGCTATATAAAATATGTTTATTATATAAATTTTTTAATTACGCAAATGAAATCTATGATAAGGAGAGTCTGTATGGAATTTGAAAGTTTTGGAAGTAAGTATATTGTAAGGCTTGATAAAGGAGAAGAAATCGTTGAAACTTTAAAGAAGTTTTGTAAAGAGCATCAAATTTACTTAGGCTTTATAAGAGGAATCGGAGCAGTAAATAAAGCAACAATTGGGTTATTTAAAACTCAAACAAAGCAGTATCAAACGAAAGTACTAAGTGGGGATTATGAAATAACAAGCCTTTTAGGTAACATATCAACTTTGGATGATGAAGTCTATTTGCATTTACACATTAATTTATCGGATGAAGAATATAAAGTTTATGGAGGCCATTTAAGTTCCGGAATAATAAGCGCTACGGGGGAAATCATCATAGAAGCTATGGATGGTAAGTTGAGCAGAGAGTTTAATGAAGAGTGTGGAATAAATCTATATAAGTTTTAATTGCCTAGGTTTTTTAAGAGAACAACAACTTCTTAAATTCTTAAGAAGTTTAGAAGTTAAGATGATAAATTTTAAATTTATTGTGAGCGTAAATAGATTTGATTTACAGAATCTACTTACGCTCTTTTTGGATTATTTGAACATTTTGATTTCATATTCAAATAGAATAAATAAAGAGGTAAAGGATGCAATGATAAACATGTTGTAGATATAAATTATATATTAGTTAAATAAGAAAAAAATGGTTTAGAATTTTTTCTCTAATTTTGAACCAAAGAATAATTCCTACAACGGCAGTAATTCCTTCTGAAATTGTCATAGCCCAAATCACGCCATTCACTGCGAATATTACATTTCCAAATATCAATATAGGTATAAATATGACCCCACGCAGTATAGACATTACCGTCGATTGAACACCAGTACCGAATGCTTGAAATATTCCCGTAAAAATTCCAGATAAAGCAGCAAAGACAGTTGAACAAAGTTGTGCAAACAGAATTCTTTTTCCTATGTCAATAACCTTAGGATCAATACTAAAGATTCCAATTACCTGTGCTTTAAGTGTAAAGAGTATAGCTGACAAAAATAATATAATGCCCAGCATATATACTATGGTTTCTTTGATAATCTCCATTAATCGATCATTGTTTTTTGCTGAATAAGCATATGCAATTAGTGGCACAGCTCCCATGGCAAAGCTCATGCTTATAAAATCAACAATCTGAATGATTCTTTGAGAAATACCAAATCCTGCAACAACATTGTCTCCGTAAAGCATGGAATAATTGTTGAATAGTAAACTAGTAATAACCATAAATCCATCAAGCAAGAAGGCCGAAACTCCAACCTTGAAAATATTTATATATATTTCCTTGCTGGGCTTAAATTCTTTCATTGATACACTCTGAACACTGCTATTCTTCTGCAGATAGTAGATATACCACACAACAGAAACCAGATTACCAAGAACAGTTGCAAGTGCTGATCCCATTATATTCATATGAAGTACAAAAATAAAAATAGGATTTAGTATGATGTTAATTATAACTCCAGATATCATACCAATCATGGAAGCTGTAGATGCCCCTTCTGCTCTGACCGCTTCCTCGAGGGAAATGCTGGCGATAATAAACGGAGATCCTATAACAAGCATTAAGATATAGTTTCTTGTATGTGTAAATGTTTCTCCATTGGCTCCCAAAAGTCCTAATATTGGTGTTAATAATAATAGACATATTGCCATAAAAATGACACCTGTAAGTATTGATGACCAAAAGCTTACAGAACTGACTTGTTTCGCCCTGTCAACCCTTTGTTCACCTAAAAGCCTTGAAACAAACGTTCCAGATCCCACACCAAACAAATGACCCAATGCCATCAGTACTGATGAAAATGGTAATGCTAGTGTCACCGCTGCCATCATTGCCGTATTATTCAATTTACCAATAAAATAAGCGTCTGTAATATTATAAATCATTGTAGCAATAAAGCTTAATATCATTGGAACTACCATGTGTATAATTGCTTTTGGAACAGGTGCTTTTTCCAAATAATAAAGTGATTTTTGATCCATATTTTCCATATTGAAAACTCCTTTCATATAGGTTTCCGCTAAAATTGGCGCAAAAAAATAAAGGCGCCGACTTTATAATTCATCTGCACAGCGCCTCCATAATTATGCTGCGAAAACTGATTATTCCTTATCATGTCTTGTCTGTTGTTGATCAGGATCTTCCCCATAGCTATGGTTCATTTCATTATGTGGATCAAATCCTCTTTCACCTGGACGTCCACCATTATGAAAACCACCTGGGAAATTATGTTCCATACCAAAACGAGGGTCAAAACCTGATTTCCACTGTTCATCATCAACTTGAGATTCAAGTGTGTTAATGATCCTATCTAAATAATCGCTTAAGTTTTGTTGCTCCTCATCATTTAAGCACTCAAATACATTATCAAAACTAAATTCCTGCTCAGATGATTCAGTTGCTTCATCTCCTTCTTTTGTCAGCTTGATATTCATAACTCGACGATCAGTTTCCGATGGGGTCCTAATAATATATCCCTTTTTTTCAAGCTTTGATAGCAGCTCTCCAAGAGATTGCGGTCTCATTTCTAGCAAATATGATAAATCTTTTTGACTGATTTCCGGCTTCAGCTTAAGGATTCTCAAAATTCTTCCCTGACCTTTACGCGGATCTCCCATTGGTCCATAATTCATATGGTTTTGTTGATGATATTTATGAAGTAACCACTCAACTCGTGTCAATTGCATAATTAAGTCAAATTTCTTTTCTTGCATATACATTCCTCCTTCTTTAGGTACAAGAACTACGAAGGTACCTTATGTTTTTAATTATACAGGTACCTTCATAGTTTGTCAATAGACTTTTCAAGGTACCTTCTTATTTTTGCTTCCTGATATAATTTCGTATAGTTAATATGGAAATCATGAGCTATTTAGTTATACTAACGGAATGACATTCCATCGGCCTGTAAATCCAACCAGTTTGGTTTGATTCTTTCTCAACTTCGCCATTTTATACTCTTTGGGTAATATAAAAGCTACATTAAAAGAAGTTCTTAGAAAAGTATTAAGCCTATAAATATTAAATAATCTGGAATATCAGATAACAAAATTTTGATGTCTACATTGGTTGGTGGACTTTTTTATATAGAATAATGTAAATTTGTGGTTTATAATCAATATATAGGTTTTTATTAGGAGATTGATAGTTTGAAAAAGTATACAAAGAAACTGAAAGTAATAACACTTACTTTTATTGGAGTAGTGTTAATTAGTTTTATTATGTCCTTTATTTTAATGGTATCTAAAGACACCAAAAAAGAATATTTTGGAACAGTAATAGGATATAGTAGTTTTGTAGTTATAATGTTTATATTAGGAGTAATACAATTCATTCCATCTATATATAAAGGTAGAAAGCCTTTTAGATTAATAATAATGTGGATAATGGGTTTTTTGTGGACTGTTTTTTCTATCATGTTAATTACTGGAGACTTGCCAAATTATTATAAAGACATTGATAAAATTATTAGTTCTGATTATTCTTCATATGAAGGAAAGTTAATTAATTATCATATTGTTCATGGAAAATCAACCACTACATATTTTACTATTGGAGATAAGGAATTTCATGTAAAGGGTAAATATGATTCAAATGTTCTAATTGAAGGCAGAAAGTATCGTATAGAATACCTTCCCAATACAAAATACGTTATTAACTTATATCGGTATGGAGATTAAGTATACATTTATTGAAATGTAAATTTGTAGTTTGTAATTAATATATTGGTTTTTAACTGAGGTGATTAGAGATGGAAAAAATGAAGCTTGTTTGTTTTGATCTGGATGATACTCTCATTAGAGAAATCCATTCTGTTATGCTGCCATGCATTTTGAATGATAAAGAAAGAGAGCACTCTTTAATTCAAAAACAAGAAGAAAAGGGCCTAATTGATTATAAAACGGCAGATTATCTTAGAGCAGAATTACTTTTAGATCTTGAAGAAAGTAAGATAGCTGAATGTTTTTTAGAGCTTGCAAAACCTTTAAAGAATATTAAAAGTGTAGTTGAAGCACTGCATGATCAAAATATTAAATGTATTGTAATTACTGTGGGCCCAAAGCAAGTAGCAAAGGTTGTAGCTGATATTTGGGGATTTGATGATTATTATGGTAGTGTTTATGAAGTAGTTGAAGGAGTATTTACCGGGAAAATTCTTAATTACATTGGGGCTGAACAAAAAATTGAATGCTTACAACACTTTTGCAAAAGTAATAGTATTAAACCTGAAGAATGTATTGCTGTAGGCGATGGATCAACAGATATTCCGATTTTTGAGTACTGCGGTAAATCTATTGCCATAAACAGTTCTCAAAGGGTTCGAAAGAGTGCAATGTATGCAGTTGATACAGAGGACTTAAC includes these proteins:
- a CDS encoding alpha/beta fold hydrolase, whose protein sequence is MTYWNTAVCETNGINIYYIRTGGNKTPLILLHGLMTNGECWTDLAHVLEKEYDVIMPDARGHGNSSVPDFGYRYEDHANDVAGLINALRLSQPILLGHSMGGMTAAVVASRKPNLLRGLILADPTFLSPKVQREVRDSDVADQHRRMLNMSLDEVLADARNRHPNRSEETLELFARARLQTSMAAFDVLTPPNPDYRMLVSAIDVPSLIVFGDKGVVSSAVAKELQSLNPRLQAEQIQDAGHSVHLDKPERFAAVVKSFIGSIGTDIDS
- a CDS encoding GNAT family N-acetyltransferase — protein: MKPINYINIIKETKRLIVRPTREDDFITIRDGLKAQGEQKSKYDDEEIELLEQYTETFCKNNVNSLIQYAKDDKAYMFRVFKNTEGTYIGGVIIKTIQRKNFQWAEIGYWLLNQHWGNGYGSEMVKAAIDVAFNELHFHRVEAHINLDNIASQRTAERSGMKLECIRKDFIYEEDSWTDNMVYVINNTKS
- a CDS encoding nitroreductase family protein, with the translated sequence MVDAIEAIYERRSIRKYLDKEVERDNIMTLLKAAAAAPTAANCQPWEFIVIDDAEKLSEMKEKFTFARYNAPVAIVVCGNMKLAFKGPGQEMWVQDCSAAIENILIAAASIGLGSVWIGVYPIESNVKAVKKILNIPEHVVPLGIVYVGYPAEEKEARTRLNEKRVYWQEYEPSRKHRSKDKPVIGHY
- a CDS encoding PPC domain-containing DNA-binding protein — encoded protein: MEFESFGSKYIVRLDKGEEIVETLKKFCKEHQIYLGFIRGIGAVNKATIGLFKTQTKQYQTKVLSGDYEITSLLGNISTLDDEVYLHLHINLSDEEYKVYGGHLSSGIISATGEIIIEAMDGKLSREFNEECGINLYKF
- a CDS encoding VOC family protein — encoded protein: MKRSLMQIYVKGSREAVELYLKAFNATLGFNVKSSDDTFYHSELDICGHTLAVSEANDGMNKRITGNTMQFCLHYGEGNEESVKQAYEVLKEGSQILFPLGPCDFSPLCADFIDKFGVRWCLFV
- a CDS encoding MATE family efflux transporter, giving the protein MENMDQKSLYYLEKAPVPKAIIHMVVPMILSFIATMIYNITDAYFIGKLNNTAMMAAVTLALPFSSVLMALGHLFGVGSGTFVSRLLGEQRVDRAKQVSSVSFWSSILTGVIFMAICLLLLTPILGLLGANGETFTHTRNYILMLVIGSPFIIASISLEEAVRAEGASTASMIGMISGVIINIILNPIFIFVLHMNIMGSALATVLGNLVSVVWYIYYLQKNSSVQSVSMKEFKPSKEIYINIFKVGVSAFLLDGFMVITSLLFNNYSMLYGDNVVAGFGISQRIIQIVDFISMSFAMGAVPLIAYAYSAKNNDRLMEIIKETIVYMLGIILFLSAILFTLKAQVIGIFSIDPKVIDIGKRILFAQLCSTVFAALSGIFTGIFQAFGTGVQSTVMSILRGVIFIPILIFGNVIFAVNGVIWAMTISEGITAVVGIILWFKIREKILNHFFLI
- a CDS encoding inositol monophosphatase family protein, whose protein sequence is MEKILCEAIRAAKLAGQKIKELRENRGYKEYLKNGHELVTTADLISDNIIKTELSKAFPEHKFISEESTLENGFIIKEPTWIIDPIDGTVGYANDHYQVAISIAFAINDVVEVGVVHNPFLDETFYAVRGKGAFLNNKKIKVKPVNELKQCVIGTGFPHNKDNIDRIIETLRLILPKIRDIRRLGSPALDICWVACGRLQGFYEEKLFPWDVAAAKLIASEANAAVGHYSIENNSNLPSCLNCYSVIVSSPDIFEELKVILTAAI
- a CDS encoding MarR family winged helix-turn-helix transcriptional regulator; its protein translation is MQEKKFDLIMQLTRVEWLLHKYHQQNHMNYGPMGDPRKGQGRILRILKLKPEISQKDLSYLLEMRPQSLGELLSKLEKKGYIIRTPSETDRRVMNIKLTKEGDEATESSEQEFSFDNVFECLNDEEQQNLSDYLDRIINTLESQVDDEQWKSGFDPRFGMEHNFPGGFHNGGRPGERGFDPHNEMNHSYGEDPDQQQTRHDKE
- a CDS encoding HAD family hydrolase, whose translation is MEKMKLVCFDLDDTLIREIHSVMLPCILNDKEREHSLIQKQEEKGLIDYKTADYLRAELLLDLEESKIAECFLELAKPLKNIKSVVEALHDQNIKCIVITVGPKQVAKVVADIWGFDDYYGSVYEVVEGVFTGKILNYIGAEQKIECLQHFCKSNSIKPEECIAVGDGSTDIPIFEYCGKSIAINSSQRVRKSAMYAVDTEDLTDILKYVF